A section of the Drosophila subobscura isolate 14011-0131.10 chromosome A, UCBerk_Dsub_1.0, whole genome shotgun sequence genome encodes:
- the LOC117903415 gene encoding alpha-tubulin N-acetyltransferase 1-like, producing MTRFSFDIKPLFPEAIIKVASDMLPQNSSGTRVQCADAAMKMTEILDLIGKKSAVAQELVSQVTTAQRLGLSDNQIVYLMADADDGPNGSVVGLLKVGTKDLYLYDGTGKAHQVKRAPAILDFYVDEKHQRRGLGKQLFETMLTQEGWSPVKLSIDRPSSKMLLFMARHYGLVRTIPQANHFVLYEGYFNDVAPSSPSPQGNKSLPTSLAAGSNNQSSIGERCANYRKRRTMDEPGSGTNCSMAEIMQNSHGRNNKGNAAGDAQPSRRNLRNN from the coding sequence ATGACGAGGTTTTCCTTCGATATTAAGCCTCTGTTCCCGGAGGCGATTATAAAAGTGGCGTCGGACATGCTGCCGCAGAACTCTTCCGGCACGCGTGTGCAGTGCGCTGATGCCGCGATGAAGATGACGGAGATACTCGACTTAATCGGTAAGAAGTCGGCCGTAGCCCAGGAGCTGGTCAGCCAGGTGACCACGGCCCAGCGTCTGGGGCTGAGCGACAATCAAATCGTTTACCTGATGGCGGATGCCGATGACGGGCCCAACGGGTCTGTGGTTGGGCTGCTCAAGGTGGGCACCAAGGATCTCTACCTGTACGATGGGACTGGCAAGGCGCACCAGGTGAAGCGGGCACCGGCCATACTTGACTTTTATGTGGACGAGAAGCACCAGCGCCGCGGGCTGGGCAAGCAGCTCTTCGAGACGATGCTGACGCAGGAGGGGTGGTCCCCGGTGAAGCTATCGATTGACCGCCCATCCTCGAAAATGCTACTCTTCATGGCCCGCCACTACGGGCTGGTGCGCACCATACCGCAGGCCAATCACTTCGTCCTCTATGAGGGATACTTTAACGATGTCGCCCCCTCGTCACCGTCGCCGCAGGGCAACAAGAGCTTGCCAACCAGTTTAGCCGCCGGTTCTAATAACCAAAGCAGCATCGGCGAGCGGTGTGCTAATTACAGGAAACGCCGCACCATGGATGAGCCTGGCAGTGGCACCAACTGCAGCATGGCCGAGATTATGCAGAATTCTCAtggcagaaacaacaaaggcAATGCCGCTGGCGATGCACAGCCATCCAGAAGGAATTTACGCAACAATTAA